The Kribbella sp. NBC_00662 nucleotide sequence AGTGGACGCTGCCGAACGGCAAGCCGGCGGCCTACGACATCAAGTTCCCGACCGAGTTCGCCGACTGGAACCCGGCCGCCACCAACGCGGCCGACCAGCTGAACAAGTTCGGGTTCAACATCACCAAGCGGGGTATCACCTTCACCCAGCTGAACCCCGACGTACTGGCCGGCAAGTTCGACATCGCCATCCAGAGCTGGGGTGCGTCGAGCCACCCGCACCCGTACTTCTCGTTCGTCCAGGACCTGTACACATTCAACTACGTGATCGCAGCGAACACGGGCGGCAAGGGCATGAACTTCCCGCTGAAGCAGACCACCTCGGCCGGTCCGATCGACCTGCAGTCCGTGGTGGACAAGTCCGCACAGGGCCTGAACCTCGACGAGCAGAAGAAGAACGTCACCGCCGCGGCGATGGCCTTCAACGAACTGCTGCCGATCATCCCGCTCTGGGAGCGCTACGGTAACAACCCCGCGCTCGAGGGCACCCGGGTGGCGAAGTTCCCGGCCGACGACGACCCGATCCTGAAGAACGCGCCGTACGCGGACAACTTCGTGATCATGTACATGTACCAGGGCAAGGTCGCGCCGGTTTAACCTCTGGCCTTTTGACCTGTTTGTCTGATTGGGTCGGCCGGGTGATCTTGGTTCGCGAGATCGACCCGGCCGACCTGGCCTTGTTCGACGAGTGGTACGACGCCTTCCGGGCCGGCGCGGTCGCCGGCCGGGAGGCCGCGCTGATGGTCGGCCGGGAGACGCTCGGCTACTCGCTGCGCAACCCCAGCCCGCTGAAGCAGCGGATCGCCGTCGGCGCGTTCGAGGACGACCGGGTGCTCGGCGGGATGCTGTTCGAGTACCGCCTGACCGACAACCTCGACACGGTCGAGGTCGAGATCGACGTACCCGCGGAGCACCGGCGGCGCGGGATCGGTACGGCGCTGTGGCAGTGGGCGGTCACGCGGTCGGCGCAGCTCGGGCGGACCATCGTCCAGACCGAGCTCGGCGTACCGTGCGAGCCGTGGCCGGGGGCCGCGTTCGCGGAGCGGCTCGGCTTCGAGGTCGAGCACGTCGAGGAGCACCTCGTCGTACCGCTTCCCTACGACGACCTGCGGCTGGACGAGCTGCGCGAGTCGGCGGGCCGGCCGAACGGGTACCAGCTGACCTCGTGGGCGGGGGTGTGCCCGCCGGAACACCAGCAGGCGTACGCCGATCTGCACACCGCGATGGATCTTGACGTGCCGACCGGTGGCATGACCCGCGAGCTCGTGCCGTGGACGGTCGAGAAGCTCGAGGCCAGCGAGGCGCGGATCGACCGCAACTACCTCGCGCTGGTGACGATGGCGCACACGGACGCGGGCGAGCCGGCCGGGTACACGTTGCTGTACCTGCCGCGGGCCGACGCCGAACACGCCCAGCAGGACGACACGCTCGTACTGCGGGAGCATCGCGGCCACCACCTCGGCACCCACCTGAAGCTGGCGAATCTCGAACAGCTGGCGAAACACCGGACGACGCAGCGCTTCCTGCACACCTGGACCGCGCTGTCGAACGCCCCGATGCGCAAGGTCAACGCCCGCTTCGGCTTCCGCGCGGTCGAGCAACATCGCGAACTCGAACTCCGCCTTCCCCGGCTGCGTCCGGCGGCCCGGGCCGTGATCGTCGACCCGGACGACCGCATCCTGCTGGTCCGCTTCGAGTTCTCCAGCGGCCCGGTGTGGGCGACACCCGGCGGTGGCGTCGAGGCCGGCGAGACCTTGATCGAAGGGCTCCGCCGTGAACTCGTGGAGGAAGTCGGGCTGAGCGACTTCCCCGACCCACCGCACCTCTGGCACCAGGAAGTCGTTGCCGAAGGCCACGCAACTGGCTACGACGGCGTCCTCAACGACTACTTCCTGATCCGTACGGCGGCATTCGATCCGGCCGGCACGATGACCGCGGCCGAGCTCCGCGCCGAGAACGTACACGGCATGAAGTGGTGGACGCTGTCGGAGTTGGCTGCCCACGACGGCCGCTTCGCGCCGCGCGACCTGCCTGCCCTGGTCGACCGGTTGCTGAGGAACGGCCCGCCAGTGGTGCCCACGCAGCTCGGCCTGTGAGAAACCCGTTCGAACTCTGCAAGAAAAGGCGACCGGGGAAATCAGGCCGTTAGCGTTGAAGTGTGAGCACTCGACATACCGTTGATTGGTTCGTCCCCGTCCGATCCGCCGGCGACATCGCCACCTTGCAGACCGGACGACTGCCCGACGGACTCCGCGTCGGCATCGCCTTCACCACGCTGGACCGGCTCCGCGCGGCAGCGGGCGTCCAGGAGTTCATGCGCCTCTCCGAAGAGGCCCTGCACGACATGCTGACGCCGATCGGGATCTCGAGGATCCAGCTCGACCCGACGATGGTCGCCGTACCGGTCAGAGGCGCCGTAGCCAGCTGAGGTGGCCCTCGTCCATCACGGCGTGGCCGTCGGCGCTGTCGGCGACGTTGGGGTCGTGGGTGGCGATCACGACTGCCGCGCCGCGGCGGGCTTCCTCGTGCAGCAGGTCGAGGACGCGTTCGCGGTTGGTGCTGTCGAGCTCGCTGGTCGACTCGTCCGCGAGGATCACCCGGCCCTGCTGGGCGATCCCGCGAGCGACCGCGACCCGCTGCTGCTCGCCACCGGACAGCTCCTCGACCAGGTGGTCGCCGCTCTCCTCGAGCCCGACACCCGCGAGCGCCAGCTCGATCGTCCGCTCGACCTCGTCACTCGGCTTTCGCTCGGCCAGCAAGGGGATCGAGAGGTTCTCGCGGGCCGTCAGCACCCGCGCGAGCCCGTTGCCCTGCGGAATCAGGACGACGCCGTGCCGGGCCGCGGTCGGCCGGTCCTTGATCAGCAACCCGTCGATCTCGACCTGCCCCTTCGCCACCGGCACTGCACCGGCAATTGCCCACAGCAACGAGCTCTTGCCGGCGCCGGAGGGTCCGCTGACCGCGAGCACGAAGCCGGGCGGAACGGTGAACGACACGTCGGACACCGCGGTCAGCTCGCCGTACCGCACCGTCACCTGCCTGACGTTGATCACTGGTTCCCCTCCTGTTCCACCGGGGTGAGCCGGATGATGCCGTCGTCCGTCGTCACCTGGACGAGGGTCCCGGCCGGCAACAGCTCGGCCACATGCGGTGGCAGCGGCAACGATCCGTCCACCGCGACCACGGCGTACTCCTCGCCCGACCGGCCCTCGGACGCGATCCGGCCGTCGCGGATGGTGATCGTGCGGGGGAGCGTCGCGGCGACCTCCGGGTCGTGGGTGACGAGCAGGACGGTCATCCCGGTTTCGGTGTTGATGGTGCGGAGCGCTGCGAGAACCTCGTCGCGGGCGTGGTGGTCGAGCTGACTGGTCGGCTCGTCGGCCAGGAGCAGGCCGGGCAGGGTGGCGATGCCGACGGCAACGGCACACAGCTGGACCTGCCCGGGTGTCAACTGGGACAGGGGTGTCGCCGCATGGTTGCCCAGGCCAACGAGTTCGAGAATGGTCTGCGGGGTCGGCAGGTCGCGGTCATCGGGTGCGGCCTGTTGGGCGTAGCGGATGTTGTCGGCCGGGGTCAGGTACGGGATGAGGTTGCGTCCGGCACCTTGCAGCACGATGCCGACGTCACCGGACCGCATCCGGTCCAGCTCGGCGTCCGTCATCGTGGCGACGTTGTGCTCGCCGACCTGCAGCCGGCCCGCGCTGGGCGTGAGCAGACCGCCGCACAGCTGGAGCAGCGTCGACTTCCCGGCGCCGGAGGGTCCGAGCAGTCCGACCAGCTCACCGGGCCGGACGGTGATCCCGATACCGGAAAGGGCGGCGACGTCATGGCCGTGAGCACGGTAGATGTGCACGAGTCCCGTCGTACTGATCGCCAGGCCGCTCACGTCAGCTCCTCCCGGATGCGGTTGTAGGTGGAGCGTCTGTTGACGCCGCTGCCGAGGAACAGCGTCGTGGCCGCGAGGATCGCCGTACCTCCGGCCCAGAGGATCAGTGCGACCGGCCAGCTGATGCCGAGGTCGAGCGGCACCGGTCCGCCGCTCGTTGCGAACAGGGGTATCAGCGGCAGCGCGACGTGTGCGCCGACCAGTCCGCAGACCGTCCCGAGCAGGACGGCCAGCGCGACCGGACCGGTCTGCTCCCAGCGGGCGGCCCGCCCGGTCGCACTCGCCGGTACGCCGGTGATCTTCAGGCTCGCGTAGTCCTGCGCCCGCGACCGCCACGACGTGACGACGGTCAGCAGCAGTACGACGATCGCCAGCACCCACGCCGCGATGCCGACCACCGGGGTCAGCTGCAGCGCGAGCGCGCTCGCCGAACGCCCGTACGCCGCGATCCGGTCGTCGCGGCGGTCGATCAGGTCGGCGTTGTACCCGGCCTTGACGAGCTTGTCGGTGATCGCGTCGACGTTCGCCAGCCCGTCCTTGTTCAGCCAGAGCTCGAAGTCCGTGCCGCCCTCGTCGACGACGCCGCCGAGCCGCCGTACCGTCTCGAGATCGACGACGGCGGTGCGATCGCCGTACCGGTTGACGGGTCCGCGGAGCCGGTCGATCCGGGCGAGGGTCATCGGGCTGCCGTCGGCCGCCGGGCTGGTGGTCGCGTTGTCGACCCAGTGGTACTCCGGGGTGACCAGCGCGGGCACGACGGGCGGTACCGTTGCGTACTGCAGGAACATGTCAGCGCCGAAGCTCTTCATCGCGATGGTCAGCGCACCGCCCGGCTCGGCCGCGATCGAGCTCTGGTCGGAGCCGAGCTGCGGGACGGTCTGCCAGTCGTCCGACTTGCCCAGGGCAATCGTCGGGTGGTCGTCGCTGGAGATGTTGCTGATCACAACGTTGCCTTGGACGCCGGCCGGGTCGAGCGCCTCGCGGCCGATGCCGAGACGCAGCAGGTCGCAGCCGCCGAGGCAGTCGACGTCGGCCCGCAGCACGACCGGCTTGGCCGACGGGAACCGGATCGGCGGGAACGTGACCAGGAAGCGGGACCCGTCGCGGTGGCTGACCACGTTCGCCCGCAGTACGACGGACTTCGGCGTACCGCCGTCGATCTCGTCGCCGTTGGCGGCGCGGCTGATCAGTGGCTTGATCCCGTTCACCGCGACAGTTGCCGTCAGCTGTGAACTGCGGAACGTGAGCGGCGTGAGGTCACTCGGTGCCTGCAGCTTCTGCCAGCCCTGCGCGTCGGTGAGCTGTTCACCCTGGAACGCGACCCGGCGGAAGCTGTCCGGCTCGATCATCTCGGTCTGCAGCGTGTCGGGGGAGCCCGGCCGAGAGATCACGACCGGGGTCAGCCAATGCCGGTCCGGGTCGATCTGGTTGACCGTCTGCATGAACTCGCCCAGATAGAGGGCGTTCATCCGCAGTACGCCCTCGGCGCCGGTTTCGTAGCCGGAGCGGGTCTCGCGGTTGGCGGCGGCGATCGACGAGGCCTGGCCGGCGAAGGTGAGGAGCGCGGCGGCGACCGCGACGGCCGCGACGATCCGGGTGACGGCGGGACGACGCGAGATCTGCAGTGCGCCGAGCGCGAGGCCGAGCCGCCCTCGGCGGAGTGCCCGGCGGCTGATCAGCCCGGCGGTCGGGAGTAGTAGGTGCGCGAAGATGAGCCCGGCCGCGAGCCCGAGCAGGGCGGGCGTGAGGACCGGCAACGGACCGCGCCCGTCCCCGGTCAGCGCCGCGATCAGCCCAGCCACTGCGAAGACGATGACGCACAGGTCGGCGACGCCGATGGTCCGACCGCGCCGCAGCGGGAGGACGCGCCGGAGCAGGTTGGAGATCGACTGCCGGACGGTGCCCCGGACCTGGAGCACGACGACGACCAGTGCGAGTACGGCGGCGATCGCGAGCGCGGCCGGGACCGTCCAGGGCAGTTCGACCGGTGCGCCGTGCCGGAGCCAGGTCGCGCGGACGACCAGCAGCAGCGCGAAGCCCGCGAGGCCGCCGAGGAGGGTGCCGATGAGTACGGGCAGGCCGAGTTCGATGCACAGCGTGCGCTGGGTCCGGCGCGCGGACGAGCCACGCAGACGGGACAGAGCGATCTCGGGTCGCCGCTGGTCGACCACGGCCGCCAGTGCGAGCGCCAGTACGACGACCGCGAACAGCGCGACCTGCACCATCACCAGCGGGATGATCGTGGTCGCCTGCTTCCGCTCCGCCTGGATCTGGTCGACGAGAGTGGCCAGCGAGGACGTGTTCTGCGCGGGTACGCCGATCTCGCGGGCGTTGCCGTTCACGGTCTCGGTCGCGTCTTTCAGGCGATCGAGGTCGCCGAGCCGGGCCACGCCGGGGATCGGCCGGAAGTCCGACGTGACCCGCTGGGTCCACTTGTTCCCGGCGAAGGTCGAACTCTCGGTGAAGAGCTCGTTGGCGGCGCCCGGGTCCTTGTCCGCCGGCTTGTGCGAGTGGCCGGTCGGATAGTCGCCGTACCAGAAATCGCCGCGCGCCTCCTTGGGCTGGTAGAAGCCGACGATGGTGAGCCGGCCGCCGCCCTTGCCGACATCGCTCGGCGTCGCGGCCAGGGTGGTGCCGAGGCGGAACTCCCAGGTGGTCTTGTCGACCGTGGAGGCGATCACCTCGTTCGCCGCCTGCGGGCAGCGGCCCTCGGTGACGTCGAGCTGGGCGCAGTACCCGTCCCGCCAGCGCACGCGGGCGCCGGGCGACGGATCGCCCGCGGTGGCCGGGATGCTCCAGCTGACGTCGTTGTAGATGCCGTGCAGGGGCGGGGTGAACAGCGGCTTGAGATCACTGGGGAGGAGCTTGTCGAGGTCCTCCGGGCGGGTGGTGACCCCGACCTGCGGACCCGGTGAGGCGAGCAGCCAGGACGCGGGCAGGCGCTGGCCGGACAGGGTCTCGGTCATCACGGTCTGCTCGACGGCGCGGGCGAACCACGGCCCGAAGACGGCGCAGGCGCCGATCAGCAGGCTGATGCCGGTCAGTACCAGGGCCTGTGCCCAGCGATACCGCAGCGCCCGTCCCAGGAACATGTCCACCCCTTCAGCTGCCGCTCGTGCCAGCCGAAGATATGGAATGTTGCGGTCTTTGTGCTTCGCGGCGGCAAAATGTCACATTAATGTTGTCTAGGCAGGAACATGTCTCACCTCGTGCTGCCCTGTGCCCCGGTTCGTGCGACGCGGCGGTAGGTTCGGGGCATGCGTGAATCCCAGCTCGGTGACCTGACCGTTTCCGCCCTCGGCCTCGGCTGCATGGGGATGTCCCAGTCGTACGGCGTCCGGGCCGACGACGCCGAGTCGATCGCGACGCTGCACGCGGCGATCGACGCGGGCTGCACCTTCCTCGACACCGCCGACGTGTACGGCGACGGCGAGAACGAGGAGCTCGTCGGCCGCGCGCTGGCCGGGCGCCGCGACGAGGTCGTGCTCGCGACCAAGTTCGGTTTCAAGCGGCCCGCTTCGAGCTCGGCGCTGCCGAGCGTCGTCGACGGCTCGCCTTCCTATGCGCGTGAGGCCCTGGACGCTTCGCTGCGGCGGCTCGGTGTCGACCATGTCGATCTGTGGTACTTGCACCGGCGCGACCCGCAGGTGCCGATCGAGGAGACCGTCGGCGCGATGGCTTCGATGGTGGAGGCAGGGAAGGTGCGGTACATCGGGCTGTCCGAGGTGAACGGCGACACGGTCCGGGCGGCGCACGCAGTACATCCGATCACCGCCGTACAGAGTGAATGGTCGCTGTGGACGCGCGACCCGGAGACCGTCGTCCTGCCGACACTGCGGGAGCTGGGGGTCGGGTTCGTGCCGTTCAGCCCGCTCGGGCGCGGGTTCCTGACCGGGCAGATCAAGTCGGAGGCGGACTTCCCCGAGGACGACATGCGGCGCGGGCTGCCGCGGTTCCAGGGTGAGAACTTCCAGCGGAACCTCGACCTGGTCGCGCAGGTGCAGGCTTTGGCTTTGGAGAAGGGTGTTACACCGGGGCAGCTGGCGCTGGCGTGGTTGCTTGCGCAGGGCAATGATGTGGTGCCGATCCCGGGGACGAAGCGGCGGACGTACCTGGCCGAGAACCTGGGTGCGCTGGACGTCACGCTTTCTGCCGACGAGCTGGCCGCTTTGGAGGCGACGTTCCCGGCGGATGCGGTGGCGGGGCAGCGGTACACCGACAGCGGGATGGGCCTGGTGGGCAAGTGATCGGTGTCACCGGGTCGACCGGACAGCTCGGTTCCCGGATCGTGGCGCGGTTGGCCGGCGTACCGCTGCGGTTGATCGTGCGGGATCCGGGCCGGGCTCCTTCGGTGCCTGGTGCGTCGGTCGTGCAGGCGGCGTACGGGGAGCATGCGGCGCTGCTGAACGCGCTCGACGGGGTCGACGTACTGATGTTGCTGAGCGCAACCGAGTCGGCGGATCGGGTGGCGTTGCACAAGGCAACCGTCGACGCGGCGGTGGCGGCCGGGGTGCAGCGGATCGTCTACACGTCGTTCGTCGGGGCGTCGCCGGGGGCGACGTTCACGTTTGCGCGGGATCACTGGCACACGGAGGAGCACATCCGCTCGACGGGTGTCGACTTCACGTTCCTGCGGGACAACCTGTACCTCGACTTCGTGTCCGGCGGCGTGGGGGAGGACGGGGTGATCCGCGGTCCCGCCGGCGACGGCCGGGTCGCGGCCGTCTCCCGCGACGATGTCGCCGCCGTCGCAGCCACGGTGCTCCTCTCGACCAACTCGTCCATCCCGGTCGCCTCATCGACTCCGTCCACTCCGACCGCCGTGGGCGCCCCAGGTGCCTCGGACGGCCGGACTCGGATCGCCTCCGACCACTCCGGCGCGACCTACGACCTCACCGGGCCCCGCGCGTTCACGCTCGCCGAGGCAGCCGCGGTCCTGACCGACGCCTGGGGCCGCAAGATCCGGTACGAGCCGGAGACCCTCGACGAGGCCTTCCGGTCCCGCGAGTCGTACGGCGCTCCCGCCTGGGAGGTCGCCGGCTGGGTGACGTCGTACGCCGCCATCGCCAGCGGCGAACTCAGCCAGGTGTCGACCGCCGTACGCGACATCACCGGCGTCGAGCCGACCGGCCTGGAGGAGTATGTCCGCGCTCGGTGAGAGACTGGTGCGGTGCCGCTCTACCGGGATCAGGCGATCGTGCTGCGCACCCAGAAGCTGGGTGAAGCGGACCGGATCGCCACGCTCCTGACCCGCGCCAACGGCAAGGTCCGCGCGGTCGCCAAGGGAGTCCGCCGTACGTCGTCCCGCTTCGGCGCCCGGCTCGAGCCGTTCAGCCACGTCGACCTGCAACTCGCGACCGGCCGGACACTCGACGTGGTCACGCAGGCCGAGTCGATCGCGGCGTACGGCGAGGGCATCGTCGGCGACTACGCCCGGTACACGACCGGCACCGTCCTGCTCGAGACCGCCGACCGCCTCGTCGTCGAGGAGAAGGAACCCGCTACCCAGCAGCACCTCCTGCTCGCCGGCGCCCTCCGCGTCCTGTCCACCGGCGAACGCGAGCCCGGCCTGGTCCTCGACTCCTTCCTCCTCCGCTCCCTGTCGATCTCCGGCTACGCCCCCTCTTTCGACGACTGCGCCCGCTGCGGCGAACCAGGCCCCCACCGAGCCTTCAACCCCGCCTCCGGCGGCATGGTCTGCACCACCTGCCGCCCCCCAGCCTCAGCCATGCCCAGCCCCGCCACCGTCACCCACCTCGGCGCCCTCCTAACCGGCGACTGGCCCACCGCCCTCAAAGCCGACCCCCGAACCCGCCGAGAATCCACCGGCCTGATAGCCGCCTTCTTCACCTACCACCAAGAAAACCAACTCCGCTCCCTCCCCCACCTAGACCTAACCTCAGGAGCCTCCTAACCGCAGGCGACTCCAGCCCCGCCGGTCAACCGTCGCTCAGCGTTGCTTACCGGGGCCTGGCCACCCGGTCGGTCCCGGCCGTGAGTGTCGTGGTCGGGCGTCCAGCGGTACCGAAGGCCCTGCAGTTGGATGCCCGGTCGGCCCTGACCTCGTAGGGTCGCTCTGCTGCGGGACCCGATCGCGAGCCGACTCTGTGGGTGGCCGTAACGGCGCTCCGACGATGATGGGCCGCGAGGACCGCAACGGCTGCTGCCCGTCCCACGCATGAGCGATGGCGCGCTTCGCGTCCAGTTCCGCCTGCCGGGTCGCTCCTCCGCCACTCGAATCCAGCCAGTTGTCGAACCGGTCGAGGCCAGGCTGCCGGTCAGTCGGATGGCGGCGGAGGCGAGCACAGACGTGCGCGTAGATGTTGTTCGGCCCACGCCGAGGTTTGATCGCGAGCAGCTCCCGCCGGGGCAACCCGCCGGGCGTCGCACTTGGCATCTCCCGGAACACCAGGCGATAGTCGGCCGACCGTTGCGGATCCGACCGGATGTACACCGTCACGCAGTCGCGCAGGTCACCGTTCCCGGGCGAGTAGGTCAATGCATGATGACCGTTGGACTTGCCGCTCGCGAGGTCCAGCATTGTCCGCAGGACCTGCCGTCGGAGGGCGGTCGCAGGACCGAAACGATCTCTGCTCGCCGCGAGATCGATCCGGCGATAGTCGAGATCGAAATCGGGCCCAGCCACCAACTGGTACCCGACCCCGGAGCTCACGATCCCTCGCGGTCCTCACGGCGCAACTCCTCCAGCAACTCCTGCGTCTCCGGCCCCATCCGAGCCGCCCACTCATCCAGATCCAGCGGCCGGCTGTCCGGCAGCGGTTCGGTGGCGTACCTCCGCACCGTCGGGTCGTCCACCACACCGGCCGGCGGCTGATCATCCCCCCGCAACTCCCGGTACTGCGCCGCCGACATCACCACCGCCTCCGGCTCTCCGTCCTCCCCCCACACCACCGGCGCCCCACTCCCCGCCCGCACCGCCCCCATCAACCGAGGCAACTCCTCCGCAAGCACCCCCGGCTCAACCACCTCGTCCCCAACCGCGAACTTCCCTTCCCCACCCAGATCCTCAAACTCGTCATACGTCAACATCACCGCCTCAGGCCCCCCATCCCCAAAACTGAACGCCCACCCCCCACCCCGAAACCGCCCAAGCACCCCCACCAGGTCCACCCGAATCTCATCAACAGAGGCCCAAGTCGTCATACCCAAAACCTATTACGCCTCGACGCACCCCCGCGGCACTTATCCACAGCCAGCGAAGCAATAGACCAGAGGGCCATCGTCATCTCGTCGACGAGAAGACAACATGCCGCACTCTCACAGCCAGCGCGCGACTCGAACCAGCGAGGTCTTCTCGACACGCATAGTCGCGGCCGTGGCATGCTGGGCTGCCGGCCGTCCGCAGAGCGACAGCACGCGGACGGCAAGCTACTGCGCCGAGTTGCGGCCGGGCAGGGCACGGGACCGGTCTCCGTCGTAGGCCCCAACAGTTACACGAGGGATCGTTGCCCTCTGCAGTCGTACGTTGGGTCAGCAACCAGCCTTGGTAGGCGCAACCGCGTCGCCACCGTCCGGATCAACCAGCACCGGCACAGCTTCCCCGATACGCAACTGCGTAGCTGCTTCTTGGGTCGTGGATATCTCCCCGGTATCACCCAGATTGCTCTGCCAGGTGATCTCCCATTGCGCGGTGGCTGTCAACGAGTACTTGCAGGTCGGGAGCTTCTTTGAGGTCTTGGCGTATCGGTGGCCACAATCGGGCGAGTCCTTGATGCCCATCGACTCGTCGTACGGCGTGCCCGGGCCGTCGCAGCGAATCGTCGTTCCATCGCCCATCGACCAGTTGATCGCCTTGACCTGCGCCGTCGCCGTGACCGACAACCCCGGAACACTCGCACTCCGGACGATCGGGCCCCAGGTGTTCTCAGTCTTCGTCACCCACATCCACACAGGCATGTTCACCAAGCCGATTTGATCTGTGTCGGGAGCCGTCTTCAGCAACGGAGGTGCGAGATTCATCGTGGCGATCGCTCGATACGCCAACGTCACGGGATCGATGACCACGGTGTCCGGCTCCCCGGGGAGCCATACCCACTCGGTCACGAGGTGCTTGCCCTCGTCGTACCCCTGCTCGCGAACGCAGGCCCAGAGGCTTCCGTCGGTGTGTCCTTGCCAGCGAGGGTCGCTGAACGGAGGCTGGGGAGCTTCCCGGCGCAAGTAGCACTGGTGACTGTTGGACCAGTTGCCGAGCGACGACGTACAGGCTTGGGCGGCGCCGTTGAACTGACACACCGGTTTCTTGGGTGATTGCGGATCCTTGCCCTTGTCCACCGTCGTTGTCTCGCCCGGGAGATTCGCGATGAGCACCAAGGTGTATTCGCCGGTATCCGGGTCTTGGATCCACCGATAACCATCCGGCGGGGTTGGAAGGGCGAATGCGGTGCCTGCTACGAGGGACGCGACAGCAACCCCGGCAACGATAGTGAGGGCGACCGATTTGAGGGCCTTCAGCATGCCCCGGCCGCTTTCTCTTCGATCAAGAACCACATCTTCTTGCCGGCCGCATTGGCAGAGTAGACGAGCCGTGCGCTGATGCCGTGCTTGCCGCCGCCGACGGTGCTCGCAACCGGGACAGGTTTTCCAGTTGATCGGTATCGCATCTGGACCCCTGTTCCGTCGATACAGCTCTTGAGTACGACGGTCGGCTGTTCGGCTTTCAGATTGACCGAGCTCGGTGCGGTGGAGCTGATCTTGCTCGTGCCGGTCTGGTAGAGCCCGTTTCGTGTGAAGAAATCGAGGCGCTCGAGAATCGATTCGAGCCACGCTCCGCCGTTGCCGGCGGCTTCGAGAACCGGACTCCGGACCCCCTCTGGTTTTTGGAGTGCCCTTCCTGCCGCCGCACGCGCAGCGAGGTACTGAGCCGTGGCGGCCGTGATGGCGGCCTGTTCATCAGCGGACCACGTGGGGGTGGACGGGGCGCTTGGAGTGGGGGCTGGGCTGGAAGTTGGTGAAGGGGAGGTGGGGGTGGTGTTGGGCCGGCCGGCTTCGGGGGAGCCGGTGCACGCGGTCAGCAGCGAGAGGGTGCTGAGCGTGGCTACGGCGGCTGGAAGGAGGCGGCGGGGCATGGGGTGGGGCTCCGTTCTTGGGTTGCTGGTGGTGTAAGGGTTGCATACGGAGGGTGTTCGGTGGGGTGGGTTATCCACAGGTTGCAGGTTGTTGCAGGGGTGGGTGGGAGGGGGTGGGAGGATGCGGGTATGTCGCCTATCGGTCGTCGTCGGGGTCGGGGGATTTTGGGGGGTTCGGGGGAGAAGAAGGTGGTGGTGGCGCCGGAGCCGCATCCTTCGGGGGCTCGGCCGCCGGGGGTGCCGAAGGAATTGGTGCCGCGGCATGTGGCGATCGTGATGGACGGGAACGGGCGGTGGGCCAAGCAGCGGGGGCTGCCGCGGACGGAGGGGCACAAGGCGGGGGAGGCC carries:
- the recO gene encoding DNA repair protein RecO, giving the protein MPLYRDQAIVLRTQKLGEADRIATLLTRANGKVRAVAKGVRRTSSRFGARLEPFSHVDLQLATGRTLDVVTQAESIAAYGEGIVGDYARYTTGTVLLETADRLVVEEKEPATQQHLLLAGALRVLSTGEREPGLVLDSFLLRSLSISGYAPSFDDCARCGEPGPHRAFNPASGGMVCTTCRPPASAMPSPATVTHLGALLTGDWPTALKADPRTRRESTGLIAAFFTYHQENQLRSLPHLDLTSGAS
- a CDS encoding SDR family oxidoreductase, which codes for MIGVTGSTGQLGSRIVARLAGVPLRLIVRDPGRAPSVPGASVVQAAYGEHAALLNALDGVDVLMLLSATESADRVALHKATVDAAVAAGVQRIVYTSFVGASPGATFTFARDHWHTEEHIRSTGVDFTFLRDNLYLDFVSGGVGEDGVIRGPAGDGRVAAVSRDDVAAVAATVLLSTNSSIPVASSTPSTPTAVGAPGASDGRTRIASDHSGATYDLTGPRAFTLAEAAAVLTDAWGRKIRYEPETLDEAFRSRESYGAPAWEVAGWVTSYAAIASGELSQVSTAVRDITGVEPTGLEEYVRAR